GTCAGTACCCGCAGCTCATTATGTCAACAAGAATCCCTTAAAACCTCCTTTTCCCGATGGATTAGAGAAAGCAATTTTTGGCTTGGGCTGTTTTTGGGGTGCAGAACGCAAATTCTGGCAACTTAAAGGAGTTTACACCACCGCAGTCGGTTACGCTGCTGGTTTGACACCCAACCCCACCTATGAAGAGGTATGTAGTGGGCGAACCGGTCACAATGAAGTGGTGTTGGTTGTGTTCGATCCCAAAGTGATTAGTTATGCCGAACTGCTCAAAGTCTTTTGGGAAAGCCACAATCCCACCCAAGGGATGCGCCAAGGTAATGATACTGGCACTCAATACCGTTCGGGAATTTATGTATATTCCGAAAATCAAAAGCAGCTAGCAGAAGCATCGCGGGAAGCTTATCAGGAGGCTCTCAACGGTGCAGGTTATGGCAAGATTACGACAGAAATCTTGGATGCACCGGAATTTTACTACGCTGAAGCTTACCATCAGCAATACCTGGCTAAAAATCCCAACGGGTATTGTGGTTTAGGTGGGACAAACGTATCTTGTCCCGTGGGTGTAGTTGAATCGCAAGTTAGTAGTTAAAAATGGAATTGGCAGGGTAGTCAATTTAACGTGAGTTCGACGAACCTCTCCCTGCCTTGAACTAAAGTTCAAGTCTGTCCCTCTCCGACTCGGAGAGGGATATGTTTTGTAGCGATGTCTACGACGGGCTACGCCTACAAGTAAAATACCTAAAGTATTGCGATGGTGCATTAGCCAAAGGTATAACTGCCTTGACTTCGTTGAGAGATTGCTTTTCTAAGTCGCTCAACTCAGGTAAATCATGCTGCCACTCTGAAAAAAAATCTTCGTCCTCTGCAAGTTGTAGACCAAATTCATCAATCAGTTGGGCTAAGGTGGTATCTTTTCCTTGAAGAATTTGAACCATTTGTTGAACCCTTATACTTATCTGCCTAAAAAATCTTCGCTTGATATTTACCCAAAAGGCTGCCTTAAAGTGTCGATTTTAGTAAAGCGATCGCTCGCACCCACAACATAATACTAATAGGCGCTCCAAGTAGAATACCAGCGATCGCCCAGCCTCTTTGATGGGCTTTGAATTGCTCAATACTGCGCCACCGCCTACTTTTCCAAGCCCATTCATTGCCTTTTGCCCCAAGTGCGATCGCCATTAAACACCCAACTTGAGGTATAAAACAGAATAGGCCATACCACACTTGATTTGGCCACATCCACAACCAAGGCATCAGAAACGCGCCCCAATTCCAACCGAGAATTTCCTCTGGGACTGTTTCATTCTGATTATTTATCCCGCATCCAGAATTGTTGATTATTTCTTTTAGCGGCAAAAGCTGATTCTTGTTTGCAGATTTGATAGCCAGCCCAGATTTAAGAGCATTTATCGCTTGGTTAGCACTAGTAAATCTTTGTTCGGGAGCCGGTTCTATTAACTTTTGTAGCCAACTAACAAAACTGGGACTGAGATTAACTCGGTCTGTAAATTGCAGTCGCAAATCCTGCTGTGGTAAATCAGAGGGGGAAGTTCCAGTGAGCAAATGAATCAAAGTTGCTCCCAATGCATATAAGTCTGAAGCTGGAACCGCTCGACCACCAAATTGTTCCATTGGGGCATAACCATAAGTACCCACAACGGTGAAAGTAACGCCCTCTCTTGCCGCTTTATCCTGAACTGCGCCAAAATCAACTAAATAAATCCGATTATCTTCGCCCCAGATTAAATTACTCGGTTTAATATCTCTATGCAGTACTCTTGGATTCAACTCATGTAGATAGGTAAGAATATTCAAAACCTCAACAGCAATTTTTCTCGCTCGCTTTTCACTAAACCTTTTACCAAGAGCAAGTTTTTCCTTAAGCGACTCACCAGGAATATATTCTTGGATTAAGGCAAACCAGAGGGTGCGATCGTCGATACAAAAATAATCTATATATTGAGGGATGCGGGGATGATTTAGCTGTTTAAGGATTTGTGCTTCCCTCTCAAAAAGTTTCAGGTCATCCCACTGTACACTACCGCCAAAGGCCAAAAGTTTGACCACAACGATAGAATTTTCGCCATTAGAGGCTTGTAAATCCAATGCTTGCCAAGTTTGGCGAATTCCATTGTTGCCGAGTTGGCGCTGGATTTGATAACGATCTTGTAATATTTGTTCTGGTTGCAGCATCTTACACCTGCTGGCAGTTTACGCTGATTTCATTCCCTTATATTCAAGGATAGTCATTATCTAGATAAATTGTGGGAGCCTTATAATTTATTGAAAAAGGAGTACCTAACCGATGAGAAAATTTAAAACACTTGATGAATTTGAAGAAGAGTATTGCCGCAAACACCCAGAAGAAATTGACGATTATTTGACGGAGATATTTCAGGAATATGCAGAAGATAACGATTATGGTGCGTTGTTGGCATCCTTGCGCGTTGTTGCTCTTCACAATAATCGATATCGAAGATATCACTAAATTTCGTCAGCAGGGGAGACAGCAATATGAGCCAAAAGTTAGTACCAGCAAGAGTACCAACACCAGGAAAAATTTTAAGCCGAGAATTAGAAGCCCGTGGCTGGACACAGAAATATCTAGCAGAAATTATCGGGTGTCCAGTTCAAACCATCAATGAAATTATTCAGGGAAGCAAGCAAATTATACCTGAAACATCTATCGAACTCTCCCAAGCTTTGGGTACTTCTCCAGAGTTCTGGACAAATCTGGAAGCAAAGTATCGACTTCATATAGTGGGAAAAGAAAAAAAGGAGCAAGATATAGCTCGCAAAAGCCGATTGTATACAATTGCCCCCATCTCTGAACTAATCAAAAATAAGTGGATTCAAGCAGCAGATTCGATTGATGACTTAGAACAGCAAATCTGTAATTTTTTCGGCATATCTTCCTTAGATGAAACACTTCAGTTAGCCGTTAATTTCCGTTGTTCCGAGCATCGAGAGCCAGAGGAAACTTCTCGCATAACTTGGATAAAACGAGTTGAGAACCTAGCGAAACAACAAACCATTGCTAGTTTTGAACGCAAAAAACTAGAGACTGCTATCCCTGAAATTCTTGCTTGTGCTAAACAAGTAGACAGTATTGTGCATATTCCTAAATTGCTGGCAGATTTAGGTGTACATTTTCTAATTGTGCCGCATTTAAGCAAAACCTACTTGGATGGTGCAGCCTTTTATTTAAACAGCAATCCCATTATCGCGTTGACATTGAGATATGACCGGATAGATTCATTTTGGTTCACCCTCATGCATGAGTTAGCACACATTGTTTTAGGACATCAAGGAGCTTATTTAGACAATTTGGATGCGTTAGAAGAGAATGATGAGGAAAGAGCGGCTAACGAAAAAGCCGCTAACTGACTAATAAATTCTCAGACATTAAATGAATTTATTATCAGGAGTAAAAAAGTCTTTTCTCGGAAAGCGATTGAAGAATTTGCTCACAATCAAAATAGACATCCAGGCATAATTCTTGGTCGCTTACATTATGACAAATTAGTTCCCCATAAAAATTTGAGACCATTACTCGTTAAAGTTAGCCCAATTTTAGGTCATTCTACAGATAATTTTTGCGATAGTAAGCTTGATATTCCGCAGATAGTAGAGGCTCCCACCAATCACGATGATTGAGATACCATTCAACAGTTAAACGTAAACCCTCAGCAATTGTGACTGAAGGTGTCCAAGCAAGCTCTGTTTTAATCTTATTCGCATTAATTGCATATCTCCTATCGTGTCCCTGTCTATCCTTAACAAAAGTAATCAACTGTTTTGCTGGACGCACTGGTAAATCAGGTGCTAATTCATCCATCATCTGACACAAAAGTTGCACGAGATTAATATTTTCCACCTCATTGTTGCCACCGATATTGTACGTTTCTCCTGGTTTACCCTGATTAATTACCACATCTAAAGCATGGCAATGATCGCCCACATAAAGCCAATCGCGGACATTTTTACCATCGCCATAGACAGGTAATGGTTTCCCAATCAAAGTGTTGATACACATTAGGGGAATTAGCTTTTCAGGAAACTGATAAGGGCCGTAATTATTAGAGCAATTTGTGATAATGGTTGGCAGTTGATAAGTATGATAATAAGCGCGGACTAAATGATCGCTACCCGCTTTTGAAGCTGAATAGGGACTATTGGGAGCGTAGGGTGTAGTTTCAGAAAAAGCTGCATCATCTGCGCTCAAACTACCGTAGACTTCATCTGTAGAAACGTGTAGGAAACGAAAATCAGATGGCTGTGCTTTTGCCTCCCAATGTTGTCGAAAAGCTTCTAGTAAGGTGAAAGTTCCGACTATATTAGTTTGTACAAAAGCTGCGGGCCCAAGAATCGAACGATCGACATGAGATTCAGCAGCAAAATGGGCGATGGTATCAATATTTTCCTTTGATAATAGGTTGTCTATGATGGTGCGATCGCAAATATCCCCCTGCACAAACCGGAAATTCTCTCTTCCCTCAACCAGCGCCAAATTCAGACGATTCCCCGCGTAGGTAAGAGCATCCAATACCACCACGCGATCGTCAGGATAAACCTGACACCAGTGATGTACAAAATTTGCCCCAATAAACCCCGCACCCCCAGTAACTAATAACCGCCGACTCATTCAATTTCCTCTCTTCTCTCTGTGATCTGTGCGCCTCTGCGGTTTGTTTCTATGATTTAAAATATTTCTTCCTCAGCTTCCCATATATCCTCTGAGAAAGTAATTTCGCCATCCGTATTTTCGTCAGACTCTTAATATTAGATGACTGCTGGATTTTGTGATCAAAAAACTCATTCAACTCATCCAGAATAACTTGGAGACGCTGAATAATATTTTCAGTCCGATGTTCAACCAAAAAATCTTCGGACAAGTTAAACAATACTGAAGATTCAATTACCTTGAGAATACGTTGCACATCATATTCTTTTGAATATCCAGCAATTTTATAGCAATTAAATCCCGGATCTAAGTAATCAGCCAATCCACCGTTGACACTAGAAAATACTTGACAGCCACAGGCAAGAGCTTCCATTGGTTGTAGACCAAATCCTTCACTAACGCGCTGTTGTGCCCAGTACTCAGCAGAATCATAAAGATAAACCTTAGCTCGGTTGAATAGTCCAGGTAAATCCTCTATGTATGAATCAACAACCAATACTTTACAATGTTTTTGCAACGCTGGAATCAATTCTTTAATTAAATACTCAGAAGACTTCCGAGCTTGAACTAAAACATCAATATCCCGTTCTAGACCTAAATTTTGAAACTCATCAGAAATTTGATTGGGCAAATAGTAAATCAAAGAATTGGGTGATTTCTCTCCCCAATATCCCATTGTGTAACGGCTAACAGTCATGATTGGAATACTTGCAGGTAGCCTAAATGGATAACCTGGACTATGTGCATGGTAAACAACATTGTATTGTTTAAGTTTAGCTACGAGTTGAGGTATATCAAATCCCCAACTGATCACAAAAATCACATCATTTAAATTTTTCTCTTTTAGCAAATCATCAATAAAAAGCTTATCTTTTTCCCGTTGACGGTAAGTTACAACATCAGCACTACAGAACTGCTGAACCAGATTAAGGGCTTTTAATTCAGCCCAAAGACCACCACAGGCAAATTTGCTATCTGTACCGGGGAGTAAGAAGTAAAGTTTTCTCATAATTTTTTTAGGGAAGTGGAGAGTAGGGAATAGGGAATGGGGGAAGAGAAGGAAACAATATCTTGTTCATTCTCCTAATTTCCCTCATATCTACTCTTGCCAGCCCACTTTAACAAAATGTGCCTCACGTCCCCAAACGTCGCGTGTACGGGTAATATTTTCAATTGCTAGGTTAAAAGGAATGGCAGTTGTTAGGTAACGCTGTGCCATAGAACCTAAATCAGGCGCGAGTTCTGCGGCTGTCGTTGCTGCTAACCCCAAACCTATAAGTTGCTCGATTGGTCGAAATGGTAGCAACAGATGCACACCCACAGCTAGTCCAGCCGTCAAGAGCATTGCTACTGATAAATTTGTGCCACAACGGGGATGTACAGCCAAATCCCATTCTCCGCTGGTGATGCGATGTCGAGCAAGTGTGACTGCACGCCGCAAATCACTAATATTTACCTCACCATAGAGGTAGAATCCATGTTCAGTAGACAAACCGCCTAATAGCTCATTATCTAGTTGAACATTAGTAGATTCTCCTCTAGCAGGATAGGCACTTTTTGATTCGCTAAGAACCCAAACAGTAGCATGTTCTAGGGCATGAACCTGCCGCAACATCAAAATTTCTTTCAACCCTGGAATAAACGATAGCTGTCTGAGTAAGTCGGCGTCTTGTGTGGGTTGCGGAAAGTCTGAAGATTGGTCTTCAAGACTCGGAATTTTCTCAGATACAGGTGTCGTAAAATCAAAGTTGAAAAATTCAAAGGGAGACGAGCTACCCTGAAAAGAAGCGGAAGTATTCATTGGAACACTACTCCCAAAGCCGATGGGGCAACATAGATTTCTTTCAAATGTAACGCTTACACCACTGAATTGTTGCCTCCTAATAATTATTATTACTGCAACTGGGGATATCTAATTCCTCAAAGTCATATCTGAACTGGGTTTGGCAAATTACACTCTTATCCAGGCTTGTCAATATTTAGATGTGTCGTTTGCCCTATCCTTATGGATGACTGAGTATGTTTGACTAAAACAATCTGCAAGACTTTATTAAGGAGTTTAATAAAGCTTTTGAGTTAATTGATTTCTCTGATTAGGCATGGTGTATCATGAATGTGATTATCCGTGAATTTCATGGAAGTGCTATTGCGATCGCTAGCCCTGATCTAGCAGCAGTTTTTGGTGCCGAAACTGAGAAAGTGCTATTAACAAAGCCATCTGATCAAAGTGTTGTATAAATTTGAGCCATTTCTAAAAAACTTCT
This Nostoc sp. C052 DNA region includes the following protein-coding sequences:
- a CDS encoding glycosyltransferase is translated as MRKLYFLLPGTDSKFACGGLWAELKALNLVQQFCSADVVTYRQREKDKLFIDDLLKEKNLNDVIFVISWGFDIPQLVAKLKQYNVVYHAHSPGYPFRLPASIPIMTVSRYTMGYWGEKSPNSLIYYLPNQISDEFQNLGLERDIDVLVQARKSSEYLIKELIPALQKHCKVLVVDSYIEDLPGLFNRAKVYLYDSAEYWAQQRVSEGFGLQPMEALACGCQVFSSVNGGLADYLDPGFNCYKIAGYSKEYDVQRILKVIESSVLFNLSEDFLVEHRTENIIQRLQVILDELNEFFDHKIQQSSNIKSLTKIRMAKLLSQRIYGKLRKKYFKS
- the msrA gene encoding peptide-methionine (S)-S-oxide reductase MsrA; this translates as MALFGFGKKSVMPTPEEALSGRAQSMSVPAAHYVNKNPLKPPFPDGLEKAIFGLGCFWGAERKFWQLKGVYTTAVGYAAGLTPNPTYEEVCSGRTGHNEVVLVVFDPKVISYAELLKVFWESHNPTQGMRQGNDTGTQYRSGIYVYSENQKQLAEASREAYQEALNGAGYGKITTEILDAPEFYYAEAYHQQYLAKNPNGYCGLGGTNVSCPVGVVESQVSS
- a CDS encoding serine/threonine-protein kinase, translating into MLQPEQILQDRYQIQRQLGNNGIRQTWQALDLQASNGENSIVVVKLLAFGGSVQWDDLKLFEREAQILKQLNHPRIPQYIDYFCIDDRTLWFALIQEYIPGESLKEKLALGKRFSEKRARKIAVEVLNILTYLHELNPRVLHRDIKPSNLIWGEDNRIYLVDFGAVQDKAAREGVTFTVVGTYGYAPMEQFGGRAVPASDLYALGATLIHLLTGTSPSDLPQQDLRLQFTDRVNLSPSFVSWLQKLIEPAPEQRFTSANQAINALKSGLAIKSANKNQLLPLKEIINNSGCGINNQNETVPEEILGWNWGAFLMPWLWMWPNQVWYGLFCFIPQVGCLMAIALGAKGNEWAWKSRRWRSIEQFKAHQRGWAIAGILLGAPISIMLWVRAIALLKSTL
- a CDS encoding HigA family addiction module antitoxin, giving the protein MSQKLVPARVPTPGKILSRELEARGWTQKYLAEIIGCPVQTINEIIQGSKQIIPETSIELSQALGTSPEFWTNLEAKYRLHIVGKEKKEQDIARKSRLYTIAPISELIKNKWIQAADSIDDLEQQICNFFGISSLDETLQLAVNFRCSEHREPEETSRITWIKRVENLAKQQTIASFERKKLETAIPEILACAKQVDSIVHIPKLLADLGVHFLIVPHLSKTYLDGAAFYLNSNPIIALTLRYDRIDSFWFTLMHELAHIVLGHQGAYLDNLDALEENDEERAANEKAAN
- the rfbB gene encoding dTDP-glucose 4,6-dehydratase, producing MSRRLLVTGGAGFIGANFVHHWCQVYPDDRVVVLDALTYAGNRLNLALVEGRENFRFVQGDICDRTIIDNLLSKENIDTIAHFAAESHVDRSILGPAAFVQTNIVGTFTLLEAFRQHWEAKAQPSDFRFLHVSTDEVYGSLSADDAAFSETTPYAPNSPYSASKAGSDHLVRAYYHTYQLPTIITNCSNNYGPYQFPEKLIPLMCINTLIGKPLPVYGDGKNVRDWLYVGDHCHALDVVINQGKPGETYNIGGNNEVENINLVQLLCQMMDELAPDLPVRPAKQLITFVKDRQGHDRRYAINANKIKTELAWTPSVTIAEGLRLTVEWYLNHRDWWEPLLSAEYQAYYRKNYL
- a CDS encoding DUF6391 domain-containing protein; translated protein: MNTSASFQGSSSPFEFFNFDFTTPVSEKIPSLEDQSSDFPQPTQDADLLRQLSFIPGLKEILMLRQVHALEHATVWVLSESKSAYPARGESTNVQLDNELLGGLSTEHGFYLYGEVNISDLRRAVTLARHRITSGEWDLAVHPRCGTNLSVAMLLTAGLAVGVHLLLPFRPIEQLIGLGLAATTAAELAPDLGSMAQRYLTTAIPFNLAIENITRTRDVWGREAHFVKVGWQE